From Arvicanthis niloticus isolate mArvNil1 chromosome 22, mArvNil1.pat.X, whole genome shotgun sequence, the proteins below share one genomic window:
- the LOC143435745 gene encoding olfactory receptor 6C2-like encodes MRNRTVTTFILLGLTDDIRLQILLFIFLLLSYTLSLSGNLTIITLTLIDPHLKTPMYVFLKNFSFLEILLTTACIPRFLYSISSGDKSITYIACVSQLLFIDLFAVTEFFLLAIMSYDRYVAICKPLHYMTIMNGRVCKNFIFFCWVAALIIILPPISLGLGLEFCDSDIVDHFCCDAAPLLKISCSDTWLIEQMVIVGAVLTFIITFVCVVLSYVYIIKTILRFPSAKQRKKAFSTCSSHMIVVSITYGSCIFIYVKPSSKNDVTINKGISLIIISVSPMLNPFIYALRNKQVKQAFNYSIKKVAFLSKM; translated from the coding sequence ATGAGAAACCGAACAGTAACAACCTTTATTTTGCTGGGTCTGACCGATGACATTCGGCTGCaaattctgctttttatttttctgctccTTTCTTACACGTTGAGTTTATCTGGTAACCTAACCATCATCACCCTCACGCTGATTGACCCCCATCTTAAAACacctatgtatgttttcctcaaaaaTTTCTCCTTCTTAGAAATTTTACTCACAACTGCTTGTATTCCCAGATTTTTATACAGCATATCATCTGGGGACAAGTCCATTACCTATATTGCTTGTGTCAGTCAACTTTTGTTTATAGACCTTTTTGCAGTTACAGAATTTTTCCTCCTGGCTATCATGTcctatgatcgctatgtggccatctgtaaaCCTCTGCACTACATGACCATCATGAATGGCAGAGTCTGCAAGAACTTCATCTTCTTCTGTTGGGTAGCAGCACTGATCATCATTCTCCCACCAATTAGTCTAGGCCTGGGTCTGGAATTCTGTGACTCAGATATTGTTGATCATTTTTGCTGTGATGCAGCTCCTCTTCTGAAAATCTCTTGTTCAGACACATGGTTGATAGAACAGATGGTGATAGTTGGTGCTGTGTTGACATTCATCATCACCTTTGTATGTGTTGTCCTTTCCTATGTTTATATCATCAAGACCATTCTGAGATTTCCCTCTGCCAAGCAAAGGAAAAAGGCCTTTTCCACCTGTTCTTCCCACATGATTGTTGTTTCTATTACTTATGGTAGCTGCATCTTCATTTATGTCAAACCTTCATCCAAGAATGATGTAACTATCAATAAAGGAATTTCACTTATTATCATATCAGTTTCACCAATGTTGAATCCCTTTATTTATGCACTGAGAAACAAGCAAGTGAAGCAAGCTTTCAATTACTCAATTAAAAAAGTTGCATTCCTCTCAAAGATGTAA